The following are from one region of the Amylibacter sp. IMCC11727 genome:
- a CDS encoding cytochrome P450, giving the protein MDFLLTDLPEGFHDNPYPTYAALRETAPVHAQPDGTFVISRHADLDMIYRDTTRFVSDKKKVFKPKYGDSPLFEHHTTSLVFNDPPLHTRVRSIMVGAMNPRAIANMEPGLVAQVDALLDAMQDQNEVDLISAFAGAIPIGVIGNLFDMPIEERGPLRDWSLAILGALEPALTQEQMDEGNHAVQEFKAYLKDLVARRAKNPGDPETDVLTRLMQSEDGQLTEVELLQNCIFILNAGHETTTNLIGNALALLDADASAKQALTEQPALLNTAVDEFLRMESPNQFGNRLTTEPMELHGVHIPKGTDLHLCIGAANRDADRFENPDKLMLDRRPNKHLAFAGGPHTCVGLSLARMEGRVAVGRFLNRFPNYRLLDGARRGNRIRFRGYSQLPVALD; this is encoded by the coding sequence ATGGATTTCTTACTGACCGACTTGCCCGAAGGGTTTCACGACAACCCCTATCCCACCTATGCGGCACTGCGTGAAACTGCGCCCGTTCATGCGCAACCAGACGGGACGTTTGTCATCTCGCGTCATGCGGATTTGGATATGATCTATCGCGATACGACGCGGTTTGTTTCGGACAAGAAAAAGGTGTTCAAACCAAAATACGGCGATAGTCCGCTGTTTGAACATCACACCACATCGCTGGTGTTTAACGATCCACCGCTGCACACACGCGTGCGATCCATCATGGTTGGCGCAATGAATCCGCGCGCCATTGCCAACATGGAACCAGGGCTGGTTGCGCAAGTGGATGCGCTGTTGGATGCCATGCAAGATCAAAACGAAGTTGATCTGATTTCCGCTTTTGCGGGGGCCATTCCAATCGGGGTGATCGGCAACTTGTTTGACATGCCGATAGAAGAACGCGGCCCGTTGCGCGATTGGTCACTGGCCATTCTTGGCGCGTTGGAACCCGCCTTGACGCAAGAACAAATGGATGAAGGCAACCATGCCGTTCAGGAGTTCAAAGCCTATCTCAAAGATCTTGTGGCACGGCGTGCCAAAAACCCTGGTGACCCCGAAACGGATGTGCTGACGCGTTTGATGCAGTCCGAAGACGGTCAGCTGACCGAAGTTGAGTTGCTGCAAAACTGCATTTTCATCCTGAACGCAGGACATGAAACCACCACAAACCTGATCGGCAATGCCCTGGCCCTGTTGGATGCAGACGCCTCTGCGAAACAGGCGCTGACGGAACAGCCGGCGTTGCTGAACACCGCAGTGGATGAATTTCTGCGCATGGAAAGCCCGAACCAATTTGGCAATCGTCTGACCACGGAACCGATGGAGTTGCATGGCGTTCACATTCCAAAAGGAACGGATTTGCACCTGTGTATCGGGGCAGCGAACCGCGATGCAGACCGTTTCGAAAATCCAGATAAATTAATGTTGGATCGCCGTCCCAACAAACACCTTGCCTTTGCGGGTGGGCCGCACACCTGTGTTGGCCTCAGCCTTGCACGGATGGAAGGGCGCGTGGCTGTGGGGCGGTTTTTAAACCGCTTTCCAAACTATCGTTTGTTGGATGGGGCAAGGCGGGGCAATCGCATCCGTTTTCGCGGATATTCACAATTGCCCGTAGCTTTGGATTAG
- a CDS encoding TIGR00730 family Rossman fold protein: MARKQRTFPNAEEDIKKAAGVPDTAQTRSPAYRLAFTDDDFMCRDELRATRIQLEMLKPELIMAERGIESTIVMFGGARIPEPAKKDEARTKTLADLSKYYEEAREFARLMTVKSMESYGHENVVVTGGGPGVMEAGNRGAAEAGGASIALNIVLPHEQAPNEYCTPELCFNFHYFATRKIHFLMRAKAITVFPGGFGTLDELFETLTLIQTGRMERMPVILFGEKFWRSIINWETLADAGTISAEDIELFKFVETAQQAIEIIEAVDA, from the coding sequence ATGGCACGCAAACAACGCACATTTCCAAACGCAGAAGAAGACATCAAAAAAGCAGCAGGCGTGCCTGACACAGCGCAGACTCGGTCTCCGGCGTATCGACTGGCCTTTACCGATGACGATTTCATGTGCCGCGACGAACTGCGTGCCACACGTATTCAGCTCGAGATGTTGAAACCCGAACTGATTATGGCCGAGCGGGGCATCGAAAGCACGATTGTTATGTTTGGCGGCGCGCGAATCCCCGAACCCGCAAAAAAGGATGAAGCACGGACTAAAACGCTGGCTGACTTGTCCAAATACTATGAAGAAGCCCGTGAATTTGCACGTTTGATGACTGTGAAAAGCATGGAATCCTATGGCCATGAAAACGTGGTTGTTACGGGCGGCGGTCCAGGTGTGATGGAAGCAGGCAACCGTGGCGCTGCTGAGGCTGGTGGCGCGTCCATCGCATTGAACATTGTGTTACCTCACGAGCAAGCACCGAACGAATATTGCACCCCAGAACTGTGTTTTAACTTCCACTACTTTGCGACGCGGAAAATTCATTTTCTGATGCGGGCCAAGGCGATCACTGTGTTCCCCGGTGGGTTTGGTACTTTGGACGAACTGTTTGAAACGCTGACCTTGATTCAGACAGGCCGCATGGAACGGATGCCTGTGATCCTGTTCGGTGAAAAATTCTGGCGTTCCATCATCAACTGGGAAACGCTGGCGGATGCGGGTACGATTTCCGCAGAAGACATCGAATTGTTCAAATTCGTGGAAACCGCGCAACAAGCCATCGAAATTATCGAGGCAGTAGACGCCTAA
- a CDS encoding YggT family protein, whose amino-acid sequence MISAFGVALLALLNIAWWIVLAHIIIGWLVNFQVLNLQQPIVAQVYFGLNRLLEPLYGPIRRVLPNTGGLDFSPLVVIIAIIFLQQLAVQMANA is encoded by the coding sequence ATGATTTCAGCTTTTGGTGTGGCACTGCTTGCGTTGTTGAACATTGCATGGTGGATCGTTCTTGCGCACATCATAATCGGGTGGCTTGTGAACTTTCAGGTTTTGAACCTGCAACAACCGATTGTGGCGCAGGTTTACTTTGGGCTGAACCGATTGTTAGAGCCGCTGTATGGTCCTATTCGACGCGTGCTGCCAAACACAGGTGGGTTGGATTTTTCACCGCTGGTGGTGATTATCGCGATCATCTTCTTGCAGCAACTTGCCGTGCAAATGGCCAACGCCTAG
- a CDS encoding OmpA family protein, giving the protein MREIEKQVEAHLTKMQKAQQENETAQTRLRVAERQAAEKAEALKVVTRDVAVAEGKLDTTKKSIEAAENTLEIVQAKFQETETELKKMHRARSEKNAVSMAALNASLNEKLRDQLSGAAPDHPIFDRLVFSSAELFAQGSATLQQSGKDILLKVVPVLQDVIAELPEDVDWVLRVDGHTDNQPISGAGKYKDNWELSQARALSVVRFLVNSTDLQPQNMSANGYGEYQPLTTGESPASLAKNRRIELTLAAR; this is encoded by the coding sequence TTGCGTGAAATTGAAAAGCAAGTCGAAGCCCATCTGACCAAGATGCAAAAGGCGCAGCAGGAAAATGAAACGGCGCAAACCCGATTGCGCGTTGCGGAACGCCAGGCCGCCGAGAAAGCCGAAGCGTTGAAAGTGGTAACACGGGATGTCGCGGTCGCGGAAGGCAAGCTCGACACCACCAAAAAATCAATCGAAGCGGCTGAAAATACGCTCGAAATCGTGCAAGCCAAGTTTCAGGAGACCGAGACAGAGCTGAAAAAGATGCACCGCGCCCGATCTGAAAAGAATGCGGTTTCAATGGCGGCCTTGAACGCGTCGCTCAACGAAAAACTCCGCGATCAGCTGAGCGGTGCTGCACCAGATCACCCCATCTTTGACCGTTTGGTGTTCTCTTCGGCTGAACTGTTTGCCCAAGGGTCTGCCACACTTCAACAAAGCGGTAAGGACATTTTGTTAAAGGTCGTTCCAGTCTTGCAAGACGTCATTGCCGAACTCCCTGAAGATGTGGATTGGGTGCTGCGCGTTGACGGCCATACGGACAATCAACCGATCAGTGGCGCCGGCAAATACAAAGACAATTGGGAGCTTTCACAGGCACGCGCACTCTCTGTGGTGCGGTTCTTGGTCAATTCGACCGATCTGCAACCGCAGAACATGTCCGCAAACGGGTATGGTGAATATCAACCGTTAACCACTGGTGAGAGCCCAGCATCCCTTGCCAAAAACCGCCGTATCGAACTGACTTTGGCCGCGCGTTAA
- a CDS encoding HAD family hydrolase: MWSGPRNLSTAMMYAFAQRSDCEVWDEPFYAAYLAKTGLSHPMGEDIMANGDTDAEVVIEKCLSVGPQGRPVFYQKHMTQHMIPEFRRDWILQQTNVFLIRHPARVLASYAVKRENPTLRDIGFEQQMELINLVTSETGRSPLIVDSADIRQDPASMLQKICAAVDIPFEEKMLSWPQGGNTQDGVWAPHWYGAVWNSSGFAGPESELPPVAPELADVYQNAKRLYDQMAEQKTAL; this comes from the coding sequence ATGTGGTCTGGTCCGCGCAATCTATCGACGGCCATGATGTATGCTTTTGCCCAGCGCAGTGATTGTGAAGTGTGGGATGAACCTTTTTATGCGGCGTATCTGGCAAAGACGGGGCTGTCCCATCCCATGGGCGAAGATATCATGGCAAATGGGGACACCGATGCAGAGGTCGTAATTGAAAAATGCCTGTCTGTAGGGCCACAAGGACGGCCCGTGTTTTATCAAAAACACATGACACAGCACATGATCCCCGAGTTTCGGCGCGATTGGATATTGCAGCAAACAAACGTGTTTCTGATCCGCCACCCCGCCCGAGTTTTAGCCAGTTATGCCGTCAAACGGGAAAACCCAACGTTGCGCGATATCGGGTTTGAACAGCAGATGGAATTGATCAATCTGGTGACGAGTGAAACGGGGCGTTCACCGTTGATTGTAGACAGCGCAGATATCCGCCAAGACCCTGCATCCATGTTGCAGAAAATTTGCGCAGCGGTGGACATTCCCTTCGAAGAAAAGATGCTGTCTTGGCCACAGGGTGGCAATACGCAAGACGGCGTGTGGGCACCACATTGGTACGGTGCGGTGTGGAACAGTTCTGGGTTTGCTGGGCCAGAGTCAGAATTGCCACCTGTGGCGCCTGAACTTGCGGACGTTTATCAAAACGCAAAACGCCTGTACGACCAGATGGCAGAGCAAAAGACCGCGCTTTAA
- a CDS encoding MFS transporter, with translation MASTTNRKSIWGWYFYDWASQPYNTLLITFIFAPYFTSAVAENSVEGQAMWARMTWMTGMFLAVASPIFGAIADSAGPRKPWIFVFSVMYVVGAAYLWNAVPGSSNIVMILLFFAIGMAGMELSQTFVNSMLPTLAPRSEIGKISGSGWAFGYAGGVIALFLMLLFFAESEETGLTLIGISPLLGLDAEAREGTRFVSILTAVWFVVFMIPFFFWVKDETRRSNVGEAVGKGLSELLETLGNLPNNRSLMIYLGSSMFYRDALIGLYAFGGIYASGVMGWTLINIGIFGIISAITGAIFCYIGGFVDQAIGPKRVIAISVSVLILVSILIVGLSREAIFGMPVAEGSNLPNIMFFIAGACIGAAGGVLQASSRTFMVDQADPERMTEAYGLYAMTGKATAFLAPGLIDLATSLSGSQRVGVSPVIGLFAIGLILLFWVRSSKEYR, from the coding sequence GTGGCTTCCACAACAAACCGCAAATCAATTTGGGGGTGGTATTTCTATGACTGGGCCTCCCAACCGTATAACACCCTTCTAATCACCTTCATCTTTGCCCCTTATTTCACCTCTGCTGTGGCTGAAAACAGTGTCGAAGGTCAGGCCATGTGGGCCCGAATGACATGGATGACGGGGATGTTTTTGGCGGTGGCTTCCCCCATTTTTGGGGCCATCGCAGACAGTGCAGGCCCCCGCAAACCGTGGATTTTTGTGTTTTCCGTCATGTACGTGGTTGGTGCCGCTTATTTGTGGAACGCTGTGCCTGGATCATCAAATATTGTTATGATTTTGTTGTTCTTTGCAATCGGAATGGCGGGTATGGAGCTCTCCCAAACCTTTGTAAATTCCATGCTTCCAACGCTCGCACCGCGATCTGAAATCGGCAAAATCTCTGGATCAGGTTGGGCCTTTGGGTATGCAGGTGGCGTTATCGCGTTGTTTCTCATGCTGCTGTTCTTTGCAGAGAGTGAGGAAACAGGATTAACTCTGATTGGAATATCCCCCCTGTTGGGGCTGGATGCCGAGGCCCGCGAAGGCACGCGCTTTGTCAGTATCCTAACCGCGGTATGGTTCGTCGTGTTCATGATCCCGTTTTTCTTTTGGGTCAAAGACGAAACCCGCAGATCAAACGTGGGCGAAGCAGTGGGTAAAGGTTTGTCCGAGCTTTTAGAAACGCTCGGAAATCTACCTAACAATCGCAGCCTGATGATCTATCTTGGATCATCCATGTTTTACCGTGATGCACTGATTGGCCTTTATGCGTTCGGCGGTATCTACGCCAGCGGCGTGATGGGCTGGACGCTTATCAACATTGGGATCTTTGGAATCATTTCAGCAATCACGGGTGCCATTTTTTGTTACATCGGTGGGTTTGTGGATCAGGCAATTGGCCCCAAACGCGTGATCGCAATTTCTGTTTCTGTTCTTATTCTTGTCAGCATCTTGATCGTTGGATTGTCCCGCGAGGCCATTTTTGGCATGCCAGTGGCAGAAGGCAGTAACCTACCAAATATAATGTTCTTTATTGCGGGTGCTTGTATCGGTGCCGCAGGGGGTGTTCTTCAGGCGTCCAGCAGAACCTTTATGGTGGACCAAGCCGACCCAGAGCGCATGACCGAAGCATACGGGCTTTATGCAATGACGGGCAAAGCAACGGCTTTCCTTGCGCCTGGTCTCATCGACTTGGCCACTTCATTAAGCGGAAGTCAGCGGGTTGGTGTGTCTCCTGTGATTGGGCTCTTTGCGATTGGGTTAATCCTGCTATTCTGGGTGCGTTCTTCGAAGGAATATCGTTAA
- the mepA gene encoding penicillin-insensitive murein endopeptidase translates to MRFHSLIFTALFAAIGATGALRADTNTKTSSDNTLVRKSTQSTKANQLFGAKAKASRQKPAAIGTYAKGCLAGGAQLPESGPTWQAMRLSRNRNWGHPEMIQFLKDLSAKAAKQPGWAGLYIGDISQPRGGPMLSGHQSHQMGLDADIWLYVPKRLNLSRAERERLSSTNVRAKSQRTVNSNWTQQHANILKAAAQDPRVDRIFITAPAKVWLCENTRGNRKWLQKIRPLYGHNTHFHVRMKCPKGFRGCVTQKPTVAQLSKGGDGCDSTLEWWVTDYLNPPKVKPTKKPKPKKKKRGARQYTMADLPRQCQGVLASN, encoded by the coding sequence ATGCGGTTTCACAGCCTGATTTTTACGGCACTTTTTGCGGCGATCGGTGCCACTGGTGCGCTGCGTGCGGATACAAATACTAAAACATCATCGGACAACACCCTCGTTCGAAAATCCACACAAAGCACCAAAGCCAATCAGCTGTTTGGGGCCAAAGCCAAAGCATCCCGCCAAAAACCTGCCGCCATTGGCACATATGCCAAAGGCTGCCTTGCGGGGGGTGCGCAGCTTCCTGAATCGGGCCCAACATGGCAGGCCATGCGCCTGAGCCGAAATCGCAACTGGGGTCATCCAGAGATGATCCAATTCCTCAAAGACCTGAGCGCCAAGGCTGCAAAACAACCAGGTTGGGCGGGATTGTACATTGGGGATATTTCCCAACCCCGCGGCGGGCCAATGTTGTCTGGGCATCAGTCTCATCAAATGGGGTTGGACGCGGACATCTGGCTTTATGTGCCAAAACGGTTGAACCTGTCACGCGCCGAACGGGAACGCCTGTCTTCCACCAATGTGCGTGCCAAAAGCCAGCGCACAGTCAACAGCAATTGGACCCAACAACACGCAAATATCCTCAAGGCGGCGGCTCAGGATCCGCGTGTGGACCGTATTTTTATCACGGCCCCAGCCAAGGTGTGGCTGTGTGAGAACACTCGTGGCAACCGCAAGTGGCTGCAAAAAATTCGCCCGTTGTATGGCCACAACACGCATTTTCACGTGCGTATGAAATGCCCCAAAGGGTTTCGTGGTTGCGTCACGCAAAAGCCAACGGTGGCACAACTGTCCAAAGGTGGCGACGGTTGCGATTCAACGCTTGAATGGTGGGTCACGGATTACCTAAATCCACCGAAGGTAAAGCCAACAAAAAAGCCAAAGCCGAAAAAGAAGAAACGCGGCGCAAGACAATACACAATGGCCGATCTTCCACGTCAGTGTCAGGGTGTGCTCGCAAGCAATTGA
- the msrA gene encoding peptide-methionine (S)-S-oxide reductase MsrA — protein MMKRTIRNLMTAAAVLLATGQASFADTQVAIFAGGCFWCVESDFESVPGVINAESGYIGGAAKTAKYKTVSKGGTGHYEAVRIVFDPAKISYSALLHKFWRTVDPTDAGGQFCDRGDSYRTAVFTTSGQQKAIAQESKSMAQSDLGQTIVTPIVAASTFYPAEDFHQDYYKSSKKVLTRFGLVQRKTAYKKYRQACGRDARVKELWGSAAGRLGS, from the coding sequence ATGATGAAACGTACAATCAGAAATTTGATGACAGCAGCGGCGGTTCTGTTGGCCACAGGCCAAGCCAGTTTCGCCGACACGCAAGTGGCCATTTTTGCAGGGGGCTGCTTCTGGTGCGTTGAATCGGATTTTGAATCTGTACCGGGCGTCATAAATGCGGAATCAGGCTATATCGGTGGAGCAGCGAAAACGGCCAAATATAAAACCGTATCAAAAGGTGGCACAGGCCATTACGAGGCTGTGCGCATCGTGTTTGATCCCGCGAAAATCAGTTATTCTGCGTTGCTGCACAAGTTTTGGCGTACGGTGGACCCAACCGATGCAGGTGGGCAATTCTGCGATCGCGGTGACAGTTATCGCACAGCTGTGTTCACCACATCAGGTCAGCAAAAGGCGATTGCGCAAGAGTCCAAATCCATGGCGCAATCGGATCTTGGACAAACGATTGTCACGCCCATTGTGGCGGCTAGCACGTTTTACCCCGCCGAAGATTTTCACCAAGATTACTACAAGAGCAGCAAAAAGGTGTTGACCCGCTTTGGGTTGGTGCAACGGAAAACCGCGTATAAAAAGTACCGCCAAGCCTGTGGTCGTGATGCCCGTGTCAAAGAATTGTGGGGCAGTGCAGCAGGGCGGCTCGGCTCCTAG
- the paaI gene encoding hydroxyphenylacetyl-CoA thioesterase PaaI yields the protein MTLSDQDRAERSADAMWANDRASKYLGIELLSVGKGVAQMQMAVESHHCNGHDICHGGFIFTLADSTFAFACNSYNQATVAQHNTITFVAAGQLGDTLTATAKEVSKTGRNGIYDVDVTNQDGVLIASFRGCSRTIKGQNFPE from the coding sequence ATGACACTTTCAGACCAAGACAGAGCGGAGCGCAGTGCAGATGCCATGTGGGCCAACGATCGCGCATCCAAATATTTGGGAATTGAACTGCTGTCAGTTGGCAAAGGCGTGGCCCAAATGCAAATGGCGGTAGAGTCGCACCACTGTAACGGTCATGATATTTGTCATGGAGGCTTTATATTCACGCTGGCAGACAGCACCTTTGCCTTTGCCTGCAACAGCTATAACCAAGCGACAGTTGCACAGCACAATACGATTACGTTTGTGGCTGCGGGGCAGTTGGGGGACACGCTGACCGCAACCGCCAAAGAGGTCAGCAAAACAGGTCGCAACGGCATTTACGACGTGGATGTCACGAACCAAGATGGCGTTTTGATCGCATCGTTTCGCGGGTGTTCACGCACAATTAAGGGGCAAAATTTCCCCGAATAA